A part of Rhinolophus ferrumequinum isolate MPI-CBG mRhiFer1 chromosome 11, mRhiFer1_v1.p, whole genome shotgun sequence genomic DNA contains:
- the LOC117030862 gene encoding olfactory receptor 51I2, whose protein sequence is MGLFNATHPASFLLTGIPGLENFHSWLAGPLCVMYAVALGGNTVILQAVRVESSLHEPMYYLLSMLSFSDVAMSMATLPTVLRTFCFNARSIVFDACLIQMFLIHSFSMMESGILLAMSFDRYVAICDPLHYATVLTNGVIAGMGVAVTARSFITLFPLPFLIKRLPICRSNVLSHSYCLHPDMMKLACADITINSIYGLFVLISTFGMDLCFIFLSYVLILRSVMAIASHEERLKALNTCVSHILAVLAFYTPMIGVSTVHRFGKHVPRYIHVLMSNVYLFVPPVLNPLIYSARTKEIRRAIVRMFRRVKM, encoded by the coding sequence ATGGGATTGTTCAATGCCACtcaccctgcttccttcctcctgaCTGGTATCCCTGGTCTTGAGAACTTTCACTCCTGGTTGGCTGGGCCCCTCTGTGTGATGTATGCTGTGGCCCTTGGGGGCAACACAGTGATCCTGCAGGCTGTGCGAGTAGAGTCCAGCCTCCACGAGCCCATGTACTACCTCCTATCGATGCTGTCCTTCAGTGATGTGGCCATGTCCATGGCCACACTGCCTACTGTGCTCAGGACCTTCTGCTTCAATGCCCGCAGCATTGTTTTTGATGCCTGCCTAATACAGATgtttctcattcattccttctccaTGATGGAGTCGGGTATTCTGCTGGCCATGAGCTTTGACCGCTATGTGGCCATTTGTGATCCCTTGCACTATGCCACTGTGCTCACCAATGGAGTCATTGCTGGAATGGGTGTAGCAGTGACTGCTCGGAGCTTCATcaccctctttcctctccccttcctcatcAAGAGGCTGCCTATCTGCAGATCCAATGTTCTTTCCCACTCCTACTGCCTGCACCCAGACATGATGAAGCTGGCCTGTGCTGATATCACTATCAACAGCATCTATGGACTCTTTGTTCTTATATCCACCTTTGGCATGGATCTGTGTTTTATCTTCCTCTCCTACGTGCTCATTCTGCGCTCCGTGATGGCCATTGCTTCGCATGAGGAACGCCTCAAAGCCCTCAACACGTGTGTGTCACATATCCTAGCTGTACTTGCATTTTACACACCAATGATTGGGGTCTCCACAGTGCACCGCTTTGGGAAGCATGTCCCACGCTACATACATGTCCTCATGTCCAACGTCTACCTTTTTGTCCCACCTGTGCTCAACCCTCTCATTTACAGCGCCAGGACGAAGGAGATCCGCCGAGCCATTGTCCGCATGTTTCGCCGCGTTAAAATGTGA